Within Phycisphaerales bacterium, the genomic segment GATACCCTGCGCGTGCTTGTGCCGGCTTATCGCAATGATGTGATGCACCCGGTGGACCTGATTGAAGATGCAGCCGTGGCGTATGGTTACGACAGTCTGAGCCCGACCCTGGTGCCCACCTTCACGGTGGGGACGCCACGCCTGATCGAAGAGCAGTCGGCTACGGCGCGCCGTGTGCTGACAGGGCTTGGATTTCACCAGGTGATGACGCTGGTGCTCACAAGCCCGGCTGCGGCGTTCGAGCGCTGGCGGAGCGCGCCGGATCCGCGGGCCGTACTGATCGATAACCCGATCAGCAGCGAGCAGACGATGTGCCGTGTCGCCCTGCTGCCCGGGCTGTTGGAGACGTTGGCGATCAACAAGCAGTACGACCTCCCGCAGTCGTTGTTCGAGGTCGGTGATTGCTGCTTCGTGGACCCGGCCGCGGAGACCGGCGCGCGTGAGGAGCGCTTCGTGGCGGTGGCGCTGATCGGCACGCACGTGGGCTATGCCGACATTCGCGCCGTGGCGGACGCTTTCATCCATGAGTTGGGGGCAACCTACCTCGTAGCGGCACACGAGGATGACGCCCTGATCACCGGAAGAGCTGCCCAACTGCGGCTTGCGGAAGGCACCGTCTTCGGCCGGATGGGCGAACTCCATCCGGAAGTCATTGCGGCTTATGGTCTCCGACACCCGGTGGCGGTGCTGGAACTCAGTCTGGCCGCGCTGCTCGCAGCAATGACCTGATCGGCCGGGCGCCGCGGTGCGGCACGCATAGCATGGATGCCGCCGCAGCGGGGGTGACTGGTCCGCGGCCGGTGCGAAAGGCCACCGCCAACCAGCGCGTTGTCGATGCTCACCGGTACTTGGGATGCGGCTCTCACGAGTCGATGCGCTAAGTCCGCGTGAAACTGTCGATGCGGGCTTCCTCCGCGCGCCGGCGGCGTGTGGCGGCCTCGAGTGCATGCCGTTCCGCCGTCGTCAAGCTGTCGAGCCCCTCGGCCTGTACCTTGGCGAGCAGGCGGTCGATTAACTCCTCATCCGCCTGCCTTTGCGCCATGCGTCGCTGCCAGGTCCCAGGGGCCGCAGCCCGTGGCCGGACGGAGAACAAATCGCGCAGGGCTCCGAGCTGCGCCCGGACGTGATGCCGGCCGGAAAGGGAGATTCCGCCCGTATAGGCCCAGGCAAGCCCGACGAGCAGGCCGCCGACGTGGCAGATGTCACCCCCATAGTTTCGACCTTGCGTAAAAATGTTGATGACGAACCAAAGGCCGTAGAGTAGCACAAACGTGCGGATCTGGATCGGGAAGAGGAAGTAGAGGTAGATTTCCGCCCTGGGGAACAGCACGGCACAGGCACCCAGCAGGGATAGCACGCTGCCCGAGGCACCCAGTCCGGGAACCTGGGGCGGGATGAAGTGCACCAGGCCTGCCAGTGTCAGCAGCACGTTGCCCGCCACTCCCCCGAGCGTATAGACGAAGAGAAACTGTCGCGCACCCCACACTCGTTCCAGTGCCGGCCCGAAAAAGTAAAGGCCGAGCATATTCACGAAGAGGTGAAACAGGTTGGCATGCAGGTAAGTCGCGGTCAGCAGGCGCCAGACCTGCCCGTACAGAACCGCCTCGGCCTGCATCAAGCCGACGCCCAAGATTAGATCGCCGAGGGGCTTCATTGCCGAGAGGAAAAAAATGGCCGTGTTTGCGATGAGCAGCAAGCCGCACACACTGCGCCAATTCCAGCCACCCTGGCCGCCGCCCCCCGTCGCGTATTGGGCGGTTGGGGATTCGTAGTAGGTCCGATCGTAGATTCCCATGTGCTCTCCGGGCGGGCCGTGCCTTGGGCAGCGTAGCGTCCGAGACGCCCGTCCCATAGTTACTGTAGCCGCGAAACCCTGTGCGGTGACATTGTATGGCTACCCGCTACACCATCGGACGAGCGGCGTGGAGGGACAACTAGCCGACACCGAGTCTCGCGGGTTCGTGTCCGCAACCGAGATCCGTACGTCGGTGCTCCGGGCAGGATCACACGCCACGATTCCCGACAACCCCGTCGCCAGCGGCGCCGGATGCGTTAGCATACCGGGACTCGGCTTCTGCGGTGCACGCGGACGAGAACCCGGTGACGAAGATACGTGGTGTGCCGTGTGGCCACGTTCCCGCAGAATTTGACGTATCCACATGCCCGACTTCCCGCCATCTGATTCCCGCACCGGCACGTTCACCGGCACCCCTGGTGACGGAAGCACTCCCGCCGCGGACCGCCCACTGCATGAGCCCCTGCCAGCCACTGTAGTGAAGGTGCTACGCGACCGAGGAGTGGCGCCCGAAACGCTCGTAGCGAGCACCTGTACGGATATTGATCTGGTCGGCCGATACCGCGAGCTTTGGCTCGTCGTGACGGCGGATCGGCTGCTGGTCGTATCACACGACGAGGCGACCGCGGTTGACCTCGACATGGCGATTCGTGCTGCCGAGGAGTACCGCACTCAGGGGGGTGTCGGCGCGGGCTTGTTACAGGCGCGCGTCAATGGTTCCTGGGTAGATGTCTTGCGGTATAGCAACCGGCGGGCCTACCGGTTCGAAAAACTTGCCCGCCGGCTCGATCGCCATGCACAAGGCGAACCGCTGGAAGTACTTCCGGACGACGGTGTCGATCCGCGGCGCTGCCCGCGCTGCGGGTTGCTGCGAGAGGGGGGCGGTGGAGGGTGTCCGCGGTGCGTGAACCGCGGTGCGGTGCTGCTGCGCATGTGGGGATTGATGGGACCGTACCGCGGCGCGGCGACCGGCATGATGCTGCTGCTCGTCGTGGGCATCGCCCTGGACCTGGTCTCTCCGCAGCTCACCCGTTTCCTTGTAGATAACGTGCTGCCAGGCAGCCCCGCGGAAGCCGCCGCGCTCCAGGCGGCGCCGGGGCAGGCGGCTGCGAACATCCAGTTGCTGCTGCAGGTTGTGCTGATTCTGGCGACGGTGCAAGTTCTTCGGATGGGGGTGAACCTGATCAATGGGCGCCTCAGCAGCCGTATCGGCACGGCGATCACCTTTGATATGCGCGGGCGACTGGTTGGCCACCTGCAGCGGCTCTCCGTGGGCTACTACGACCGGCAGCAGGTGGGCTCGCTGGTCGGGCGGGTGGCGTATGACACGGAATCTCTGCACGGCTTCGTCCACCAGTTGACGGGCGGGTTCCTGCTGCAAGTTCTGATGCTGATCGGTGTCGGCATCATGATGTTTGTCACCGACTGGCGCCTGGCACTCTTCACCCTGATTCCGGCGCCCTTTGTCGTGACAGGTACGGTGATCTTTTGGCGACACATTTATCCGCGGAACTACCGGGCCTGGGATTCTTCGAGCAAGCAGGCGGGACTGCTGGCGGGTCTGCTGAGCGGGATTCGCGTGGTGAAAGCTTTTGGGCAGGAGGATCGCGAGTTCGAGCGCTTCGGGCGGGCCAGCCAGCGGTTGCGCGATACGCGCATGGGAGTCGAACTTGCCAGCGCCACCTTCAACCCGTCGATGGGAGTGATCTTCCAGTTGGGTGGCTGGATCGTGTGGTACGTCGGCGGGCGCGATGTGATCGGCGGACGGCTGACACTGGGCGAACTGATGGCGTTCTTCGGGTACTTGTGGATGTTTTACGGCCCGCTGGCGACGCTGCCGCAGTTCACGAACTGGCTGACCACGTTCGTCACGCAAGCGCACCGCGTTTTCGAAATCCTCGACACCCCGGCACAGATTCGCGAAGCGGAGCGGCCGATTCATCTCGCGGAGATGCGCGGCGAGATCGAATTCGACCGTGTTTCCTTCGGCTACCAGCGGCATACACCGGTGCTGCGCGACCTCAGTCTGACGATTCGCCCGGGTGAATTGCTGGGGGTGGTCGGGCACAGCGGCTCCGGTAAAACAACGCTGGTGAACCTGCTCTGCCGCTTCTACGACGTGGACGAGGGCTGCATCCGCATCGACGGCGTGGACGTACGCGAATTGGCTCGTGAGGACCTGCACGGCCGGGTTGGGGTCGTGTTGCAGGAACCGTTTCTCTTTCGCGGCAGTGTCTGGGACAATCTGGCTTACGGCCGGCCCGGCGCCACACCCGAGGAAGTCATTGCCGCGACACGGGCCGCGAACGCCCACGACTTCATCCTCCGTCAGGCCCATGCCTACGACACATGGGTCGGCGAGCGCGGGGCGGGCCTGAGCGGCGGCGAGCGCCAGCGCGTCGGCATTGCCCGTGTGCTGCTGATCGACCCGCGTATTCTTGTCCTGGATGAGGCCACCAGCAGTGTGGATACGGAGAGTGAAGCCGCGATTCAGGCCGCCCTGGCCGAGGTCGTGCGCGGCCGAACCACGATTGCCATCGCGCATCGTCTGAGCACACTGCGGCATGCACACCGAATCATCGTGATGGATGCCGGCCGCATTCTGGAGAGCGGCACGCACGCCGAGCTGCTGGCCCAGGACGGCACCTATGCCCGGATGGTTCGGATGCAACAGGGGGTTTCGACCGGTGGCAGCGTGGATGCGCTGCATGTTCAGTTACAGGCCGAGCGCGCCGCGCAGCAGGCCGCGGAGGAAATCACGCGGGGCTCATTGCCACCGCTCCGCGGCCATGAGCCGCGCTGGCTCACGCCCGACGTGGCCCGCGTTCATCTCGGCACCTACGAAACGCTGCATGTTACAATCCGCGACGAGCGCATCTATGGCGGGGTGTTTGCACTGCGCTGCCTGCCGGTACGCTACCCAGCGGAGTTCATCTCCCTGCGGTATCCGCAACCTGACGGCCACGATGTCGAAGTCGGCCTGATCCGACGGCTGGAGGATTGGCCGGTAGACGCCCAGCGCTTGATCCGGGCCTCGCTGACGCGGCGTTACTTCGTGCACACCATCGAGGCCCTGCACCGCATCGAGCTTGCGAACAATTACCTCACATTCGATGTGGACACCGACCTCGGACCCCAGCGTTTTACGATGCGCTGGCAGACTGACCGCGCGCTGGAGTATGGCTCTAACGGTCGCATGCTCTTGGATACGGACGAGAATCGCTACCTGATCCCCGATGTCATGAAACTCCCGACACACGAGCGGCATCTGTTCCAGCGCTACATCTACTGGTAGGGGGGCGCAAGCGACGCGTTCAGAGAAAAGCGGCCATGATCCGATCGCCGACCAGTCGGCCACGGCGGGTTAAGCGGAAGCCGCGCTCATCGGCTTCGAGCAGTCCATCATCCAGCAGGGGGGCCATTTCGGCGGCGAACCACGCCTGGGGATCGCGTCCGAACCGCTCCATGAACAGGGCCTGATCCACACCGGCCACAAGGCGCAGTCCAAGCATGATCGTCTCACGGGCCCGCTGCTCCGTCGACAAAGTCTCTTCCGACTCCCGAACGGTGGTTCCCGCCTGAATGGCGGCCACGTAGCGCGCTGTGTCGGGCACGTTCTTGTAGCGTACGTCGTCGAGGTATCCGGCGGCTGACGGACCCAGGCCGAGGTACGGCTGATTGCGCCAGTACCGTAGGTTGTGGCGACACTCGGCCCCGGGCCGGGCGAAATTGCTGATTTCATACTGGGGCAGGCCGGCCAGCGCCAGCGCATCCATGGTGTACTCGTACAGGTCGGCTTCGAGATCCTCGTCCATCCGCTGAATGCGGCCGAGTTCGAGTCGCGCGCGGAGCGGCGTCTGGGGCTCGTAGGTCAGGCCATAGCAGGAGAGGTGTTCCGGGCCAAGGTCCAGGGCGGCCGCCAGACTTCCTTGCCAAGCGGCGAGTGTTTGGCCGGGCACGCCGAAGATGAGGTCGAGACTGAGGTGCGGCAGGCCGGCGGCCCGGCAGATCTCGAGGGTACGGGGTACGTCGTCGGGGTTATGACGCCGGTCCAGAATCCGCAAGTCGCCCGGGTCGAAGGACTGTGCGCCGAGAGAGACGCGGTTCACACCCGCAGCGCGCAAGGCGGCGGCTTTCTCAGGGGTCACTGTGGCGGGGTTCGCCTCGACAGTGAACTCGAGTTCATCTTCGGTACCGGCATGACGACGCAAGGCGACCAGCAGACGGTACAGGTCAGTGGTGGCGAGAATCGTCGGGGTGCCTCCGCCGACAAAGATTGTGTCGAACCGCCATGCGCGGCCGCGACCGGCGGACTCCAGTTCGCACAAAAGGGCGTCGACGAGCGGGCCCCCCTGCTGGGGGTCGTAGACGTCTCGGTAGAAGTCACAGTAGCCGCAAATGGTGCGGCAAAAGGGGACGTGGACATAGAGGGAGTGGCAAGCGGTGGTCGTTGTCATGCTTGAAGCTTTCGCGTAGCATACTTGGCACCAATCGTGCCTCGGGATGATAGGCGACAGTTTCCTCAGCGGATGGCGTGACCGGGGATCCTGGCACGCCGGCCTATCCGAGTCGTGGGAGCGTAGAGGGCGTCGGTGATGAAGGTCGTCTTGGTCATGTTCAAGGGTACGGAGCGCCGTGAGTTTCCGATTACGGCGCTGGAAACCGTACTGGGACGGCGGCAGGATTGCGGTCTCCGGATCCCCACCAAAGACGTCTCGCGGCAACACTGTGCACTGGTCGTGGATGGACAAAAGATCTCCATCAAAGACCTCGGCAGTTCCAACGGCACGTATGTCAATGGAAAACGCGTGGCGGAGCACGATCTTGCGGCGGGAGATCGGCTTCGGCTCGGACCTGTGACGTTCATGCTCCAGGTGGACGGGAAGCCCGCGAACATCAAGCCGAGTGATCTGAAGGCGGCGGCGGCACCACCAGACACGGAACCGTCCCTGGGCGGCGATGACGAAGAAACCTTCGAGATTTCCGATGCCGATTTCGATATCGACGCCGTCTTTGACGATCTCGATGACGAGAAGGACATGCCCTGAGCGGGTTCTGTGAGGTTTGCGGCCAAGAGTGGCAGGGCCGTTGAGGGTCAGCATGGTCGCGGCCGGCAGTCCCGGAAAGGGTAGGCGCAGGGGGTGGCGTGCGGCCCTCACGGCAGGGGGGCTCATACTGCTGAGTGGCCCTCTTGTCCTGTTGCTGGGTGCGACATGGCGGCCGAGCTGGTATCGCCCCGCCTCAGTGGACCATGTGCTGCTGCGCACCGACAAAGCTGCCCTCTTTCAGGTACAGGATGAGATCAGCGCGCACCTCAATGCCGAAGAGCCGTTAGTGGTCGAACTGCATGCGGCACAACTCAACCGGTGGCTGGCCGCAGAAGGCGTCTGGCGGGAACTGGGTGCGCCGGCCGGTCCGCTTGAGCAGCCCTTCGTCGAACTGGATTCAGCCGGTGTTCGGATCGGTGGGCTCGTACGCTGGGGCTCTGTGGCCGCCGTTGTAAGCGTACGCGCCACCCTTCGGGCCGAGGGTGATGAACTCCGCTGCGGCATCGACGAGGTCCGGCTGGGGGCGTGGCCGGTTGCCAGGAGTTGGTGGCAAGGGTGGGCGGAGCGGGCCACCCGGCGCCTGGCGGGCCATTGGGAGGGTGTGGATTTCGTGCACGACAACCGGTTTCTCTGGGAGAATGGTCGCCGGCCTTACCAAATAGAACACGTCGAGTTTGGCGACGGAGTTGTGCGTGCGAGGATCACGCCGGTGCGGCTCGGGTTCGTACCACGCGCGCATGAGGCCGGTACCCCATGAGACAGAGGTACCATTCGAAACCGATTCGTCAGGACACCTTGAGTGCTGTGGGGACGTGCAATCGGCGGGTATCACCCGCGTGAGGCGACCGGCGTGGCGATCAGATATACAGAAACTGCTGCGCATATCAGCCCGGCGGGTATTGCACGGGGGGTGGCGCGGTTACCAGGATCGAAAAGTCTTACGAATCGCCTGTTGGCCTGCACAGCGCTGGCGAACGGTACCAGTAACCTAATCGGTGTATCGCTCTCCGATGATGCGTGGGCCATGATTCGCGGCCTCGCCGCGCTAGGTGTACGTGTTTCGGTGGACGATGGGGCTGGCGTGCTGCATGTGGCCGGCACCGGGGGGGTGCTGGTATCGGACGATGTCGAAATCGACGTCGGGCACGCCGGAACCGCGATGCGTTTCCTGACAGCGGTGGCGTGCCTCGGATACGGGCAACGGCACCTCGACGGCTCGCCGCGCATGCGGCAGCGACCGATCGGTGCTCTCGTGGAGGCCTTGCAAAAGATCGGGGCACGGATTGGCTATGCGGGCGAAGAGGGCTACCCACCACTGGACCTCTACGCGCAGGGACTGAGCGGGGGGGAGGTGCTATTCACCGCGCCCCCCTCGAGCCAGTTCCTGAGCGCCATGCTCATGGTGGCACCTTGTGCCGCAGGGGATGTGCTGCTTGCGGTTGACGGTGTGCTGCCGAGCCGACCCTACGCGGAGATGACACTCGCCATAATGCGGGACCTCGGGGTCGAGGTGCTGGCTGGTGAAGAGCCACGTTTTATCGTACCAGCCCCGCAAAGCTACCGGCCTGGGACTTACAACGTCGAGCCGGATGCCAGTGCGGCCACGTACATGTGGGCAGCCGCGGCCCTGACAGGCGGCCGCGTGCTCGTGCGCGGGTTGACCCGCGCAAGTCGACAAGGCGACGTGGGTTTTGTGGATGTGCTTGCGGCGATGGGCTGCGAGGTTACAGAAGTGCCTGAGGGCATTGAGGTCGCGGCACCGGCGGATGGGCGGCTGCAGGGCGTGCGGGTGGATCTGAACCTGATGCCGGACACGGTACAGACGCTCGCGGTAATGGCCCTGTTCGCCGAGGGGGCGACGGAAGTACACAACGTCGCGAACCTGCGGGTGAAAGAAACGGATCGCCTGGCCGCCTTGGCGACAGAGCTCGGCAAGCTTGGTGCCCGTGTGGAGGTACGGGCGGACGGCCTGACGATCCATCCGCCGTCCGCGGTCCGCGCGTCCGAGATTTCAACGTATGACGATCATCGTATGGCCATGAGTTTCGCGCTAGCTGGTCTGCGCGTGGAAGGCGTTGTGATACACGACCCGGGTTGTGTGTCGAAGAGCTTTCCAGGGTATTTTGAAGCATTGGAGGGTTTGTTTGTGGCGCGGTAGCCAAGCCCCCTCCACGCGTCGGAGTAGCGCGATACCCCTCCGTCGTGCAGGCGCACGGATCGGCCGGGGGGTTTACAGGCGCCGCCGGCCGTAGGTATACTCACCGATCCTGTGCTTCAGGCGGCTCCGGATGGCCCGGGGCGAGGCGCAAGTGTGCCCTTACCGTTCCCCCCCTCTATCTAGAAATGCCGCCTCGCACACCGGGCACGGTGCGCCGCGGACCCGAGGACGCGTCTGATGCTGGATCCCGCTCTGTGGAAAGAGATTGACGTTTCGGAGGCCGACCTGGATGCCGAGTTTCAGAAGGCGTTCGGCCAATCATTGAATGAAGAACTGCTCGAGAATGCCGTCGGCAACCAGTCTGGTGTGGGGCTCGACTTCAACTCGATCCTGAAGGCGCGGATCGTCGCCCTGTCGGGGAATGAGGCCGTGCTTGACATCGGCCTCAAGAGTGAAGGCATTGTCGGAATCGACGAGTGGGACAATCCCGCGGAAGTCCAGATTGGGGCCGAGGTCGAGGTGCTCGTCGAGGATATCGACGAAACCGGCATGATCATCGTCTCCAAGCGGCGCGCGGACCGAATCCTCAACTGGCGCCGCATCGTCGAGACGACCCACGAAGGTGACGTCGTCAAGGGACGTGTATTGAAGAAGATCAAGGGCGGATTGCTGGTTGATATCGGCGTACCTGTTTTCCTTCCGGCATCGCAGGTCGACATCCGTCGGCCGGCGGACGTCGGGGAGTACCTCGGCCAGGAGATTGAGGCCAAGATCCTCAAGATCGACACCGAACGGCGGAACATCGTCATCTCGCGCCGCAAGCTGATCGAGGAGGAGCGCACCAAGGCCAAGTCGAAGCTGCTTGAAGAAATCGCGATCGGCCAACTGCGCACCGGTGTCGTGAAAAACATCGCTGACTTCGGCGCGTTTGTCGACCTCGGCGGCATCGACGGCCTGCTGCACATCACCGACATGTCGTGGGATCGGATTGACCATCCCAGCCACATGGTCAAGGTGGACGAAGAGATCGAGGTCAAGATCCTCTCGATCGACCGAGACAAAGAAAAGATCGCGCTGGGGCTGAAGCAGAAACAGGAGAATCCGTGGGAGAAGGTCGCCGAGCGGTACCCGGTCGGCGTGCATATCTCGGGTGAAGTCGTCAACATCATGAACTACGGCGCCTTCGTGAAGCTCGAGCCGGGCATCGAGGGGCTGGTCCATATCTCCGAGATGAGCTGGACACGGCGCATCAACCATCCGTCCGAGGTTGTGAATGTCGGCGACAAGGTCGAGGTGGTGGTCCTCGAGGTCGACAAGGACAAGCAGGAGATCTCGCTCGGCATGAAGCAGACCGAGATCAATCCCTGGACGACCGTGGCGCAGAAGTACCCGACGGGTACCGTGGTCGAGGGCATGGTGCGCAATCTCACCAACTACGGTGCTTTCGTCGAGATCGAGGAAGGCATCGACGGCCTGCTGCATGTTTCTGACATGAGCTGGACGAAGAAGGTCAGCCACCCGTCCGAGGTTGTGAAGAAGAGTGACCGGGTGCGCTGCGTGGTGCTGAGTGTGGACCAGGAGAAAATGCGGATCGGGCTCGGCCTCAAGCAGATGACCGAAGATCCGTGGCTGCGGGCCGTCCCTGATCGCTATCAGCCGGGCATGGTCGTTCGTGGAAAGGTCACCAAGATCACGAATTTCGGTGTATTCGTCGAGCTGGAGCCGGAGCTCGAGGGGCTGCTGCACGTCTCCGAGCTGGCCGACCACAAGGTCGAGAACCCGCAGGACGAGGTGCAGATCGGCGACGAGGTCGATGTGAAGATCCTGCGCGTCGATACGCTCGAGCGGAAGATCGGCCTTTCGAAGAAGCGCGCCGAATGGGCCACCGACGATACCACCGCCACCGCGGACGACCAGCGGCGCGACCGAAAGGAGCGGCGCGGCGGTCTTGGTGACGAGTTCGGCGGCGGTTTTGGAGATCTGCTCGGCCGACGCGAGTAGTCACCAGCCACGAGGATCCGACTGAATTCCGGCCGCGCCTTTTACGCAAGTGAAAGGTGCGGCCGTCTTGTTTGAACATCCGCCGCACGGAGCGGCGCCTAGCGCAACCCCGTTATGACCGGAGTCGCCGCGCCGCGCTCGCCGTCCGCCGGCAATGTGACCGCGCGCGGTCGTCATCATGTTGCATGCGCGCGGCGGGGCGTTATCGTACCGGCGTCACTGGCTACTCTGCGCTGCCCCCATGCACATCAAGGAGATTCACCATGTGCCCTACACGTTTCGCCGGGCTCTTGCTCATCCTCCTGACCCTCGCCCCCTCTGCACGCTCCCAACCCGCGCCCACCCCTGCCGACCGCACGGCGTCCCGTCCGAACATCCTGTTCGTCTTCACGGATGACCACACCGCCCAGGCGATTGGGGCCTACGGCTCCCGGCTCAACCGGACACCGCGCATCGATCAACTTGCCATCGAGGGAGTGCGTTTTGACAATTGCTATGTCACCAATTCGATCTGTGGACCGTGCCGGGCCGTGGTTCAGACCGGCACTTACAGCCATGTGAACGGCGTCTACCACAACCGCAACGCGCTCCATCCATCACAAGCGGTCATGCCGCGCTTGTTGCAGCAAGCCGGCTACCAGACGGCACTGATCGGCAAGTGGCACCTTCAGAACGATCCGGCGGGCTATGACCACTGGGAAGTGCTCATAGGGCAGGGGCCGTACTACAACCCCCCCATGATCCGCAACGGCCAGCGCGTCCAGCACATCGGCTATACGACCGATGTGATCACCGACCTCGCTCTCGCGTGGTTGCGCGACCAGCGTGATCCCGAGAAGCCCTTCCTGCTGATGTATCAGCACAAGGCGCCGCATCGCCCGTGGGACCCCAGTCCGCGCCACCTGCACCTGTACGAGGATGAGACAATCCCGGAGCCACCGACGCTCCTCACACATTACGGACGCCGCGGGACGGCGGCGCGCCAGCAGGACATGACGATCGCAGAAACACTTGACGAGCGCGACCTGAAGCTGGTGGCTCCGACCGAGTTAAACGACGAACAGCGCGCGGCCTGGAACGCGGCTTATGAGCCGCGCAACATTCGCTTCCGCGAGCATCCGCCGACGGGCGTTGACCTGGTGCGCTGGAAGTACCAGCGCTACATCAAGGACTACCTGCGGTGCGTCGCAGCACTCGATGAGAACCTGGGGCGCCTGTTGGATTACCTTGATGAGGCCGGGCTGGCGGAAAACACGATCGTCATCTACACGTCCGATCAGGGCTTCTACCTGGGTGAGCAGGGCTGGTTTGACAAGCGCT encodes:
- a CDS encoding 30S ribosomal protein S1, which translates into the protein MLDPALWKEIDVSEADLDAEFQKAFGQSLNEELLENAVGNQSGVGLDFNSILKARIVALSGNEAVLDIGLKSEGIVGIDEWDNPAEVQIGAEVEVLVEDIDETGMIIVSKRRADRILNWRRIVETTHEGDVVKGRVLKKIKGGLLVDIGVPVFLPASQVDIRRPADVGEYLGQEIEAKILKIDTERRNIVISRRKLIEEERTKAKSKLLEEIAIGQLRTGVVKNIADFGAFVDLGGIDGLLHITDMSWDRIDHPSHMVKVDEEIEVKILSIDRDKEKIALGLKQKQENPWEKVAERYPVGVHISGEVVNIMNYGAFVKLEPGIEGLVHISEMSWTRRINHPSEVVNVGDKVEVVVLEVDKDKQEISLGMKQTEINPWTTVAQKYPTGTVVEGMVRNLTNYGAFVEIEEGIDGLLHVSDMSWTKKVSHPSEVVKKSDRVRCVVLSVDQEKMRIGLGLKQMTEDPWLRAVPDRYQPGMVVRGKVTKITNFGVFVELEPELEGLLHVSELADHKVENPQDEVQIGDEVDVKILRVDTLERKIGLSKKRAEWATDDTTATADDQRRDRKERRGGLGDEFGGGFGDLLGRRE
- a CDS encoding sulfatase, coding for MCPTRFAGLLLILLTLAPSARSQPAPTPADRTASRPNILFVFTDDHTAQAIGAYGSRLNRTPRIDQLAIEGVRFDNCYVTNSICGPCRAVVQTGTYSHVNGVYHNRNALHPSQAVMPRLLQQAGYQTALIGKWHLQNDPAGYDHWEVLIGQGPYYNPPMIRNGQRVQHIGYTTDVITDLALAWLRDQRDPEKPFLLMYQHKAPHRPWDPSPRHLHLYEDETIPEPPTLLTHYGRRGTAARQQDMTIAETLDERDLKLVAPTELNDEQRAAWNAAYEPRNIRFREHPPTGVDLVRWKYQRYIKDYLRCVAALDENLGRLLDYLDEAGLAENTIVIYTSDQGFYLGEQGWFDKRWMYDISLRMPLLVRWPGVVAPGTFQDAIVSVLDFMPTFLEVAGAEIPTHLHGRSLVPLLRGERPADWRTTFYYHYYEYPGWHYVRKHYGVTDSRFKLMHFYEADVNEWELYDLKFDPDETHNLYGHPVYGPVQERLLAALKEWRTKLAVPESDPPESELRDFPHRTRIRTTMP
- the hemW gene encoding radical SAM family heme chaperone HemW, with the translated sequence MTTTTACHSLYVHVPFCRTICGYCDFYRDVYDPQQGGPLVDALLCELESAGRGRAWRFDTIFVGGGTPTILATTDLYRLLVALRRHAGTEDELEFTVEANPATVTPEKAAALRAAGVNRVSLGAQSFDPGDLRILDRRHNPDDVPRTLEICRAAGLPHLSLDLIFGVPGQTLAAWQGSLAAALDLGPEHLSCYGLTYEPQTPLRARLELGRIQRMDEDLEADLYEYTMDALALAGLPQYEISNFARPGAECRHNLRYWRNQPYLGLGPSAAGYLDDVRYKNVPDTARYVAAIQAGTTVRESEETLSTEQRARETIMLGLRLVAGVDQALFMERFGRDPQAWFAAEMAPLLDDGLLEADERGFRLTRRGRLVGDRIMAAFL
- a CDS encoding FHA domain-containing protein, which produces MKVVLVMFKGTERREFPITALETVLGRRQDCGLRIPTKDVSRQHCALVVDGQKISIKDLGSSNGTYVNGKRVAEHDLAAGDRLRLGPVTFMLQVDGKPANIKPSDLKAAAAPPDTEPSLGGDDEETFEISDADFDIDAVFDDLDDEKDMP
- a CDS encoding rhomboid family intramembrane serine protease, with product MGIYDRTYYESPTAQYATGGGGQGGWNWRSVCGLLLIANTAIFFLSAMKPLGDLILGVGLMQAEAVLYGQVWRLLTATYLHANLFHLFVNMLGLYFFGPALERVWGARQFLFVYTLGGVAGNVLLTLAGLVHFIPPQVPGLGASGSVLSLLGACAVLFPRAEIYLYFLFPIQIRTFVLLYGLWFVINIFTQGRNYGGDICHVGGLLVGLAWAYTGGISLSGRHHVRAQLGALRDLFSVRPRAAAPGTWQRRMAQRQADEELIDRLLAKVQAEGLDSLTTAERHALEAATRRRRAEEARIDSFTRT
- the aroA gene encoding 3-phosphoshikimate 1-carboxyvinyltransferase, whose product is MSPAGIARGVARLPGSKSLTNRLLACTALANGTSNLIGVSLSDDAWAMIRGLAALGVRVSVDDGAGVLHVAGTGGVLVSDDVEIDVGHAGTAMRFLTAVACLGYGQRHLDGSPRMRQRPIGALVEALQKIGARIGYAGEEGYPPLDLYAQGLSGGEVLFTAPPSSQFLSAMLMVAPCAAGDVLLAVDGVLPSRPYAEMTLAIMRDLGVEVLAGEEPRFIVPAPQSYRPGTYNVEPDASAATYMWAAAALTGGRVLVRGLTRASRQGDVGFVDVLAAMGCEVTEVPEGIEVAAPADGRLQGVRVDLNLMPDTVQTLAVMALFAEGATEVHNVANLRVKETDRLAALATELGKLGARVEVRADGLTIHPPSAVRASEISTYDDHRMAMSFALAGLRVEGVVIHDPGCVSKSFPGYFEALEGLFVAR
- a CDS encoding DUF1854 domain-containing protein, giving the protein MLRDRGVAPETLVASTCTDIDLVGRYRELWLVVTADRLLVVSHDEATAVDLDMAIRAAEEYRTQGGVGAGLLQARVNGSWVDVLRYSNRRAYRFEKLARRLDRHAQGEPLEVLPDDGVDPRRCPRCGLLREGGGGGCPRCVNRGAVLLRMWGLMGPYRGAATGMMLLLVVGIALDLVSPQLTRFLVDNVLPGSPAEAAALQAAPGQAAANIQLLLQVVLILATVQVLRMGVNLINGRLSSRIGTAITFDMRGRLVGHLQRLSVGYYDRQQVGSLVGRVAYDTESLHGFVHQLTGGFLLQVLMLIGVGIMMFVTDWRLALFTLIPAPFVVTGTVIFWRHIYPRNYRAWDSSSKQAGLLAGLLSGIRVVKAFGQEDREFERFGRASQRLRDTRMGVELASATFNPSMGVIFQLGGWIVWYVGGRDVIGGRLTLGELMAFFGYLWMFYGPLATLPQFTNWLTTFVTQAHRVFEILDTPAQIREAERPIHLAEMRGEIEFDRVSFGYQRHTPVLRDLSLTIRPGELLGVVGHSGSGKTTLVNLLCRFYDVDEGCIRIDGVDVRELAREDLHGRVGVVLQEPFLFRGSVWDNLAYGRPGATPEEVIAATRAANAHDFILRQAHAYDTWVGERGAGLSGGERQRVGIARVLLIDPRILVLDEATSSVDTESEAAIQAALAEVVRGRTTIAIAHRLSTLRHAHRIIVMDAGRILESGTHAELLAQDGTYARMVRMQQGVSTGGSVDALHVQLQAERAAQQAAEEITRGSLPPLRGHEPRWLTPDVARVHLGTYETLHVTIRDERIYGGVFALRCLPVRYPAEFISLRYPQPDGHDVEVGLIRRLEDWPVDAQRLIRASLTRRYFVHTIEALHRIELANNYLTFDVDTDLGPQRFTMRWQTDRALEYGSNGRMLLDTDENRYLIPDVMKLPTHERHLFQRYIYW